The Camelina sativa cultivar DH55 chromosome 16, Cs, whole genome shotgun sequence sequence ATGGGGAACGGATCCAAACACATTGGGGTGTTATGCTTATGACGTAGTTGGGATGCCAGAAGATCTATACCAGAGGCTAGGAGAGCCAGTAGATAATATATTCTTTGGAGGAGAAGCAGTGAACGTGGAACATCAAGGATCAGCTCATGGAGCCTTCTTAGCAGGAGTCTCGGCCTCTCAGAATTGTCAAAGGTATATCTTTGAACGACTCGGGGCTTGGGAGAAACTCAAACTTGTTTCTCTTATGAGAAATAGTGATATCCTTGAAACCGCAACTGTCCCTCTCCAAATCTCAAGGATGTGATCAAAAATTCAATTTCATCTGCTTAACAGACAAGCAGGggttctaatttatttttctctgtcTGAAAACAAATGAAGAGACATTCCCAATTCTGAATGTGGAGTcttgtttttcttccttcttctttgatatATCGCTCGATGGGTTGTAAACTGTTTATAATTCAAATGACCTAAACATCTTTGCTTTAAAATTAATCTGgtccttttttttctctgttagaTAGTTCAAAACTCTTTTGTCAACTGATTAGAAGTACCATAAAAACTAGATAAGTGAAAGGTTTAGCCATAAATAAACAACTACGAAGCTATACAGCAGTTCACATAGCACATTTAGGTGCTGTGAATAACAAAGGCGGAGATGATGGTGATGCTTGAGCCAGAAGGAACTGACTGGCCGTACAGCAGTATATTGACCGAACGAGCTATTTTGGTTTAGTCTTTCCAATTTCTTCAAGAATCTTGCAGACAGTTAAAGAAACTGGAATCTTCTCAGTGAAAATACTAAAGGTAACACCTAAATCCACTGGCCCATATATAAACTCAACAGACAAAGGAGATCTGAAAACCGTGGTTAAATGAATAAGGAAACTATAACCTATGAAGCACGGGGCACGGGCACCATTCTGTAGGCAGAAACGTTTTGAGGATGGAGACAATTAGAAACGTTCCCAAGACGTTTCAAACAAGCAGGAAGATACGAAATAGTTTATGATATGGGGACGTTTGCGAGACGTTtcaacatttttatataaacgTATTACAAACGtgtaaaagaaacagaaaaaaacaaataaagaaggGGTAAAAATcgtgaatgatatatatatatattatcccTCATCTCTAGTCTCCGCCTCCTCACCTCCACCTATGGCTCTACCTTTCTTCCTCGAGCAACCACTTCAACTCTACATGATTCTCATTCCGTGCAGCATCGCAAGTCATTCACCACTCTATAGCAAGGTATGTTTAGCtctctcattttcttaattgtcgtttatttttctcttattttcttctgtATACGAAACCATgcttcacaaaacaaaataatgatattgGTAGTGATCTATTAATTCGTCAAATTAAAGTGGAAAGTTTTGTTAagagttaattaataaaaatgccATGAACAGTAAAATCTTTAGTCAAATtgtcatttttttccttttttttctcacaaTGCCACAACCTCTATttaaaaagacataaatatCCCTCGATTAACATTATGCTGTTGATAGACAAGATACATATGATGAACAAAATAAGGATGATGAACAAAATaaggatgatggacaagatgtggatgatggacaagatgccGCAAGATGCGGATGATAGACAATATGCGGATGATAATCAAGATGCGAATGATGAATAAGATGTGGATGATGGATAAGATGCTAATGATGGACAACATGCAGATGATGAACAAGATGATATGGAGAAGGTTGTCGGCGAGAAACTCAATCTTCCACATCATCTTTTGGTCCACCCTCATCCACATCATCCTCTTTTGGTCCATCATCCTCTTTTAAATCATCATCCTCGACATCTTCTTTTGGTCCACCATCCTCTTTTGGTTCATCATCTTCGACATCTTCTTTTGGTCGACCATCTTCTTTTGGTCCACCATTTCGACAACTTTACATTTTTGTCTAATTATCTTTCATAGACTACTTATCTTTAATAATATGGATAACTAATTTGAACTCTTGGACAATTTCGTTAATATAATTATCTTAGacaagttataaaaataaaattgatggACAAGTCTATGACTTACTCTAATAACTTGTCCATCAAATCTTGTCCACGACAATCACTCTCTTTCATAAAAAGgtattttcatcttttaatCATATGTGAATAGTAATAATGTGGCAtttttagaaagatgaaacaaatgtGGCATTCCCCAAAACCTTTATAAAAAATGTGGCATATTTGGCAAAAATTccttttgttaattgttatgaCTAAATTAGAAAACAAGGAGCAACATGATGGATGAGTTTCAAGTTACTCAGTGtagtatttctaaaatttaatgaGGTTCGATATGGATCTTATTTAAAGTAAGAGAGCATTGTTGAGGGAAAAAAATTAGCAGAAGAAAATTAAGTAGAGAACCACATAATATTAGGAAAAGCAAAGTAATATTAGTATTGTTGCTTGTAGTTGTATGAAAAGAAAAGCTTGGAAAACGAGTTTTGAGCAGAAGAAAAGTTAGTCAAGTTCAAGAAAAGAAATTCTATTTTCTCACAATATATATCTATAGAGCATTTAGTCTTGAATGTAGAGATTAGATTTATGATTAATGGTGAGAATGTTTTATATTGGAGCAGGTCGTTGGCGTGGGTATGTTCGTGGTCATAGTCGGTGACAGATTCCCCAAGCCAGCAAGAGTGTGGCTCAGGGTACCACGGGAAACCACGTCACAGAGCCACATGCGCATCAGGAGGAACCAGAGGGATTGGCTAGGTGGGTGCCGGTGGTGCTGGGCCTTAGACGTGGGGGTTACAGCAGGTCGAGTCTAGAGTTGAGATGATTTTTTTGTGGGTCTACTAACGATGTTGCTGGAACGTTTACCGGAAGCGGTACTATTGTATGTTCTAGTTGCGCCACTTGTGGCCGAGTTCAGCCGAGGGCTACCGTTGCTAAAGAGAGCAGAGGATCGATAATGGTTTCTTTTTGGGAGGTACCGAGACTGGAGAGGTCGATGAGTCGAGGGTAAGGTTAGAACATAACTTCCAATCTCCTAGGTTTCCCAAGGTGTACTAGCTTGACATGATGGCCTACTACTTAGTGGGCGATGTACATTTGTGGTGGAGTGTGACTGTTTGGAGGGTGCAGATGAAGGTGACTTAAGTTGATTTCTTGTTGGAGCTCAACTCCAAGTTCTTTCCGCATGAGGCATTAGACAGGTTGGAAACGCGATTCTTGGAGTTGGCGCAGGGGATTAGACTATATGGGAGTATGACGTGGAATTTAACCGACTTCTAGTTTTTGCAGGATAATCGATAGAGCCAGAGCAGTCCTAGGTGAGGATGTTTCTACGAGGATTTTGGACCAGGCGATAGAGCCAGAGCAGGACCCGTTGGAGGATGAGGACTTACACCATGAAGGCGGAGTTGGTTGAGACAACGACACGGATTGAGGACGACTTGAGGGAGCAGACCATCTCAACCTGAGTGACTGGTCTCCTCAATCCCTGCCGCTGCCTCAACCAACTCCACATTTGTGGTGTAAGTGCTCACCCTAGATTGGGTCTTCAGGTAGGCCCGATGTCTCCACAGATTCCTCCTCACCTAGGTTTGCTCTAGCTCTATGGCCCGACATGCTTAAACTAGGAGTCAGTTAAACTCTACTTCATACTCCTAGACATTCCGGTCAAATACCTTCTACAT is a genomic window containing:
- the LOC109129483 gene encoding probable polyamine oxidase 4, with translation MVAPTSYACGYFLNLHKATGHPVLVYMAAGNLAKDLEKLSDEATANFVMLQLKKMFPDAPDPAQYLVTRWGTDPNTLGCYAYDVVGMPEDLYQRLGEPVDNIFFGGEAVNVEHQGSAHGAFLAGVSASQNCQRYIFERLGAWEKLKLVSLMRNSDILETATVPLQISRM